From Chelatococcus sp. YT9, a single genomic window includes:
- a CDS encoding type 1 glutamine amidotransferase — translation MRPRILVAEGNTAEARRRRVSLAGATYSEAYADVLRGLAPNAVIDICYPADAGANLPDAAGLEGYDGVAITGSALNVYTAEPEVVRQVDFARAVFASGVPFFGSCWGLQVAATAAGGSVRRSPKGREMGLARKIHLTEAGRDHPLHTGKGPVYDAPAIHTDEVDVRPAGMTVTATNAFSEVQAAEIRHAGGTFWGVQYHPEFTITDIAIIVASRTETLLDEGLFRDAADIRAYVADIEALAADPTRADIAWKFGIDADVIDPALRTRELRNWLEAMVAPAMSARGRA, via the coding sequence ATGCGGCCGCGCATACTTGTTGCCGAGGGCAATACGGCGGAGGCGCGCCGGCGCCGGGTTTCGTTAGCCGGCGCCACCTATAGCGAAGCCTACGCCGACGTGCTGCGTGGCCTCGCCCCGAACGCGGTCATTGACATCTGCTACCCGGCCGACGCCGGCGCCAACCTGCCGGACGCGGCGGGGCTTGAGGGTTATGACGGCGTCGCCATCACAGGCTCGGCGCTCAATGTCTATACGGCCGAACCCGAGGTTGTGCGGCAGGTGGACTTTGCACGGGCTGTGTTCGCGTCCGGCGTGCCCTTCTTTGGTTCTTGCTGGGGGCTGCAGGTGGCGGCAACCGCCGCAGGCGGCAGCGTCCGCCGTTCGCCCAAGGGGCGGGAGATGGGGCTGGCCCGCAAGATCCACCTGACCGAGGCCGGCCGCGACCATCCGCTCCATACGGGCAAGGGTCCAGTCTACGACGCGCCGGCGATTCACACCGACGAAGTTGACGTTCGGCCTGCCGGAATGACCGTGACGGCGACCAACGCCTTTTCCGAAGTCCAGGCGGCTGAAATCCGCCACGCCGGCGGCACCTTTTGGGGCGTGCAGTATCATCCGGAATTCACGATCACCGACATCGCCATCATCGTTGCGAGCCGGACCGAGACCCTGCTCGACGAGGGCCTGTTTCGTGATGCGGCTGACATTCGCGCCTATGTCGCCGACATCGAGGCCCTGGCCGCGGACCCAACGCGTGCCGATATCGCCTGGAAATTCGGTATCGACGCGGATGTCATCGATCCGGCTCTCCGCACGCGCGAATTGCGCAACTGGCTCGAGGCGATGGTCGCCCCCGCGATGAGCGCACGCGGGCGGGCCTGA
- the tssG gene encoding type VI secretion system baseplate subunit TssG — protein MNQELVEALRWIGLDAMSFVEVMRFIEAARPPACRAGHVVLKGSTRLGFPAAEVERLEGTADGGLVLTVAAAGLAGALGALPIVHTEAIQRLLRAKDLGLRDFLDIFNDRLLHLLYEVHAKYRLPVAYGRRERAVPDTITEVMLALIGLGLPGLRGRLGWDDEWLLPFTATLARPCRGAGDVAAVLSAITGWPVHIEPFDGRWVDLPAAEQSSLGPRCDQHSRLGVDTIAGTRVFDLAGGVRVRLGPLRYPDFLALVSGGTKARDFTALARFAIGSEFALTFDVILIRHDVPAFRLAQGATNGRRLGWDSWLGCPKGDPVVTPHCLDV, from the coding sequence GTGAATCAGGAACTCGTAGAAGCGCTTCGCTGGATCGGGCTCGATGCTATGTCCTTCGTTGAGGTCATGCGCTTCATCGAGGCAGCCAGACCTCCCGCGTGCCGTGCCGGCCATGTAGTCCTGAAGGGCAGCACGCGGCTCGGCTTTCCGGCCGCTGAGGTGGAGCGTCTTGAGGGCACGGCGGATGGCGGTCTCGTCTTGACCGTCGCGGCGGCGGGGCTGGCGGGTGCGCTTGGCGCATTGCCTATCGTGCATACCGAAGCAATTCAGCGCCTCCTGCGCGCCAAGGATCTCGGCCTTCGCGATTTCCTCGACATATTCAATGATCGGCTGCTGCATCTTCTCTATGAGGTGCATGCGAAATACCGGCTGCCGGTTGCCTACGGCCGACGGGAAAGAGCTGTACCGGACACTATCACGGAGGTGATGCTCGCTCTCATTGGGCTGGGGCTGCCCGGCCTGCGCGGGCGCCTCGGTTGGGACGACGAATGGCTCCTGCCCTTCACAGCGACGCTTGCTCGTCCCTGCCGTGGGGCTGGGGATGTGGCTGCGGTGCTGTCCGCCATCACCGGCTGGCCGGTCCATATCGAGCCCTTTGATGGCCGGTGGGTCGACCTGCCGGCTGCGGAACAGAGCAGCCTCGGGCCAAGGTGCGATCAGCATTCGCGTCTTGGCGTTGACACCATCGCCGGCACGCGGGTCTTCGATCTGGCAGGTGGTGTTCGGGTTCGTCTGGGCCCGCTGCGCTACCCGGATTTTCTGGCGCTGGTGAGCGGCGGGACAAAAGCTCGGGATTTCACCGCGTTAGCCCGTTTTGCGATCGGATCCGAATTCGCTCTGACGTTCGACGTCATTCTCATACGCCACGACGTGCCTGCTTTCCGACTTGCACAGGGGGCGACGAACGGGCGGCGGTTGGGCTGGGACAGCTGGCTGGGGTGCCCGAAGGGCGATCCGGTCGTGACGCCGCACTGCCTGGACGTGTGA
- the tssF gene encoding type VI secretion system baseplate subunit TssF — protein sequence MNDFLRAYNDELAHLRQAGQRFAAAHPDIASRLRFNAEQIDDPFVAHLMEAFAFLTARLRQKLDDDLPELTDPLLERLYPHLMAPVPSTAILQFKPRPDLTAPYHIPAGEMVESEPVDGHRCCFRTVYPVVLWPHGLVSADLVGSLPSADATPLARGARGMLKLIFAPLAGAAAPTPWPQSLRLFLRGAPQEARRLYALLNREIAAVGFRPYRQGPAEGPAVRLCDPDCVTPAGLTAAEGLMPYGRQSQLGYRLLSEYFACQDKFMFLDIAFPPALAGQMPEPGTAGIEISLHLRQWPATLERQISAESFALGCAPVINLFPHSAEPVRVVHGMGDHRVVPDARRPEAFEMYRVDKVQITRRDGKVEPCLPLFSATERQGLFWQASRRDDFAGRASEIVLSLVDGERRPLDLIGSTLTVSGLCSNGDLPARLPFGGGRPHFILAATAPVESVTCLTPPSPVLRRHHDTGSHRRLISHLALNHLSLSGGDNALGALKEILTLHDLRATTESRAAIAGLRGLAAKPAIARPPGGHGALCRGLDLVATWDSARIESGEAFLLAAILERFLALHCGINAFTRLSLACEGGEIVKTWPARAGERIIL from the coding sequence GACGACCCTTTCGTCGCGCATTTGATGGAAGCCTTCGCCTTCCTCACGGCGCGGCTTCGGCAGAAGCTCGATGATGACTTGCCGGAATTGACCGATCCGCTCCTGGAGCGGCTCTACCCCCATCTCATGGCACCTGTACCCTCGACGGCTATCCTGCAGTTCAAGCCAAGGCCGGACCTGACCGCGCCATACCACATTCCGGCCGGCGAGATGGTCGAGAGCGAGCCGGTGGATGGACATCGGTGCTGTTTTCGGACGGTCTACCCGGTCGTACTTTGGCCGCACGGTCTCGTCTCAGCTGACCTGGTTGGCTCCCTGCCGTCTGCCGACGCGACGCCGCTGGCGCGTGGCGCCCGCGGTATGCTGAAGCTCATTTTCGCGCCGCTCGCAGGTGCAGCCGCGCCGACGCCGTGGCCGCAGAGCCTGAGGCTCTTCCTGCGCGGCGCTCCGCAGGAGGCGCGGCGTCTCTACGCGCTTCTCAATAGGGAGATCGCCGCCGTGGGCTTTCGCCCTTACCGTCAGGGCCCCGCTGAAGGGCCGGCCGTGCGGCTTTGCGATCCGGATTGCGTCACGCCAGCCGGGCTCACGGCCGCCGAGGGGCTGATGCCTTATGGGCGGCAGTCGCAGCTCGGATATCGGCTTCTCAGCGAGTACTTCGCTTGCCAGGACAAGTTTATGTTCCTCGACATCGCTTTTCCCCCCGCTCTCGCCGGGCAGATGCCGGAGCCGGGCACGGCGGGCATCGAGATATCACTGCATCTCAGACAATGGCCTGCAACCCTTGAACGCCAAATATCGGCCGAGAGCTTCGCGCTTGGCTGCGCCCCGGTCATCAACCTTTTTCCTCACAGTGCCGAGCCGGTTCGCGTCGTCCATGGCATGGGTGATCACCGCGTCGTTCCCGATGCGCGCCGTCCGGAGGCCTTCGAGATGTATCGCGTGGATAAGGTGCAGATCACCCGCCGCGATGGCAAGGTCGAGCCCTGCTTGCCGCTGTTCTCGGCGACCGAAAGGCAGGGGCTCTTCTGGCAGGCCAGCCGTCGCGACGATTTTGCGGGCCGGGCGAGCGAGATTGTCCTCTCGCTTGTTGATGGCGAACGCCGCCCGCTGGATCTCATCGGGTCGACACTCACCGTCTCCGGCTTGTGCAGCAACGGCGACCTGCCGGCACGGTTGCCTTTTGGCGGGGGGCGCCCCCATTTCATCCTGGCAGCCACCGCTCCCGTGGAGAGCGTGACCTGTCTGACACCGCCGTCACCGGTTTTGCGCCGCCATCACGACACAGGCAGTCATCGCCGGCTGATATCCCATCTTGCGCTGAACCATCTTTCGCTGTCGGGCGGCGATAACGCGTTAGGGGCGCTCAAGGAGATTCTCACGCTGCACGATCTGCGCGCCACGACGGAGAGCAGGGCGGCGATCGCCGGTTTGCGCGGCCTGGCCGCGAAGCCGGCCATTGCCCGCCCGCCCGGCGGCCACGGCGCGTTGTGCCGCGGCCTCGATCTCGTGGCGACATGGGATTCCGCGCGTATCGAGAGCGGTGAAGCTTTCCTGCTTGCGGCCATCCTCGAGCGCTTTCTTGCACTCCACTGCGGGATCAATGCCTTCACACGGCTTTCGCTGGCCTGCGAAGGCGGAGAAATCGTCAAGACGTGGCCGGCACGGGCTGGCGAACGGATCATCCTGTGA
- the rsfS gene encoding ribosome silencing factor, which produces MLGANNGSLHPAAGVTAEAPGSGYGGDATAIAVHCLEDMKAEETVVIDLVGKTSIADTMIVTSGRSHRHVGAIAEKVVEALKTAGYGPMRVEGTTTCDWVLIDAGDIIVHVFRPEVRGFYNLEKMWGADRPSERAAPGAQSGEREDASVNKRAHG; this is translated from the coding sequence ATGCTTGGAGCGAACAATGGATCGCTCCATCCGGCAGCCGGAGTTACAGCCGAGGCTCCCGGGAGTGGTTATGGCGGCGACGCAACTGCGATCGCTGTTCATTGTCTCGAGGATATGAAAGCCGAGGAAACGGTCGTTATCGATCTTGTCGGCAAGACCTCGATCGCTGATACCATGATCGTGACATCCGGACGTTCGCACCGCCATGTCGGGGCGATCGCGGAGAAGGTTGTCGAAGCCCTCAAGACCGCAGGCTACGGCCCGATGCGTGTCGAGGGGACGACGACCTGCGATTGGGTCCTGATCGACGCCGGCGATATCATCGTCCACGTCTTCCGACCGGAAGTCCGGGGCTTCTACAATCTGGAAAAGATGTGGGGCGCCGATAGGCCGAGTGAGCGTGCGGCCCCGGGCGCCCAGTCCGGTGAACGCGAGGACGCTTCCGTCAATAAGCGGGCGCACGGCTGA
- the proB gene encoding glutamate 5-kinase, whose amino-acid sequence MTTIATPSLADFRRVVIKVGSSLLVDSATSRKGSRLRHAWLAALAEDIADLHARGADVLVVSSGAIALGRTVLGLPGGALKLEESQAAAAVGQIALARNWAEALSHHGITAGQVLVTLADTEERRRYLNARATTAKLLEMRAVPVINENDTVATSEIRYGDNDRLAARIATLAEADLLVLLSDIDGLYTAPPASDPTARPIPVVEAITASIEAMAGGAASEFSRGGMRTKIEAGKIATAAGAHMVIADGRVKNPLRAIATGARCTWFLTPSNPVTARKRWIAGTLEPRGTVHVDAGAARALRGGASLLPAGMKRVDGAFRRGDAVIIRDEAGREIGRGLIGYDAEEAQRIAGKSSRAIEAVLGYAGRATVIHRDDLALVGRDDADIAIIASDAGSA is encoded by the coding sequence ATGACAACCATCGCCACCCCGTCTCTCGCTGATTTTCGCCGCGTCGTCATCAAGGTGGGCTCATCGCTCCTGGTCGACAGCGCGACATCCCGCAAGGGTAGTCGTCTGCGCCATGCCTGGCTCGCGGCGCTTGCCGAGGATATCGCCGACCTGCATGCCCGTGGTGCTGATGTGCTCGTTGTATCGTCGGGCGCTATCGCGCTCGGCCGCACGGTGCTCGGCCTGCCGGGCGGCGCGTTGAAGCTTGAGGAGAGCCAGGCCGCGGCAGCGGTCGGCCAGATCGCGCTGGCGCGCAACTGGGCGGAGGCGTTGTCCCACCACGGCATCACGGCCGGCCAGGTGCTTGTGACGCTGGCCGACACCGAAGAGCGGCGCCGCTATCTCAACGCCCGCGCCACCACCGCGAAGCTGCTCGAGATGCGTGCCGTTCCCGTTATCAACGAGAATGACACCGTCGCCACCAGCGAGATCCGCTATGGCGACAATGATCGGCTGGCGGCCCGCATCGCCACCCTGGCTGAAGCCGATCTCCTCGTCCTCCTGTCCGATATCGACGGGCTCTACACGGCGCCCCCGGCGAGTGATCCGACGGCGCGCCCCATCCCGGTAGTCGAGGCCATCACGGCTAGCATCGAAGCGATGGCGGGGGGCGCGGCGTCGGAATTCTCACGCGGCGGCATGCGCACAAAGATCGAGGCCGGAAAGATAGCAACTGCGGCCGGCGCCCATATGGTCATCGCGGACGGCCGCGTGAAGAACCCCTTGCGGGCGATCGCGACCGGTGCCCGCTGCACCTGGTTCCTCACTCCGTCCAATCCCGTCACCGCCCGCAAGCGCTGGATCGCCGGCACGCTGGAACCGCGCGGCACGGTGCATGTGGACGCCGGCGCCGCCCGGGCGCTGCGCGGTGGCGCAAGCCTCCTGCCGGCGGGCATGAAGCGCGTGGATGGCGCTTTTCGCAGAGGCGACGCGGTGATCATCCGCGACGAGGCCGGGCGTGAGATCGGGCGTGGCCTCATCGGCTACGATGCAGAGGAGGCGCAGCGCATAGCCGGAAAATCGAGCCGCGCGATCGAGGCCGTGCTCGGCTACGCCGGCCGGGCGACAGTCATCCACCGGGACGATCTGGCGCTGGTCGGCCGCGACGATGCGGATATCGCGATCATCGCCTCTGACGCAGGATCTGCTTGA
- a CDS encoding glutamate-5-semialdehyde dehydrogenase: protein MAEMGRRARAAARVLALAPAATKAAALERAADAILAATPAILTANAEDVAEARANGQAASFVERLELNEARVAAMAEAVRLVAGLPDPVGRVLASFERPNGLRIERVATPLGVVGVIFESRPNVTADAAALCVMAGNAVILRSGSDGLRSATAIAAAFAKGLSEAGLPSDSAQLVPVRDRAAVGLMLTGLEGAIDVIVPRGGKSLVARVQEEARVPVFAHLEGLCHVFVHAAADLGMARDIVLNAKMRRTSVCGSAETLLVDKACATTHLAPLIAALADAGCEIRGDMIAQATDPRVKPADEEDWRTEYLDAIIAVRVVDGLDGALAHIETFSSHHTDAIVTADEEAAARFLREVDSAIVLHNASTQFADGGEFGFGAEIGIATGRMHARGPVGVEQLTSFNYRVHGSGQTRP from the coding sequence ATGGCCGAAATGGGCCGGCGGGCCAGGGCGGCTGCGCGCGTGCTCGCGCTCGCGCCTGCCGCAACCAAGGCGGCAGCGCTGGAAAGGGCGGCCGATGCCATCCTCGCGGCGACCCCGGCGATCCTGACCGCCAATGCCGAGGATGTCGCCGAGGCGCGTGCCAACGGGCAGGCGGCTTCCTTCGTCGAACGTCTGGAGCTGAACGAGGCGCGTGTCGCCGCTATGGCTGAGGCCGTACGTCTCGTGGCCGGCCTGCCGGACCCGGTGGGCCGCGTGCTGGCCAGCTTTGAGCGGCCCAACGGCCTTAGGATCGAGCGCGTTGCGACGCCGCTCGGTGTAGTCGGCGTGATCTTCGAGAGCCGCCCTAATGTTACCGCCGACGCGGCCGCGCTTTGCGTGATGGCCGGCAACGCCGTGATCCTGCGCTCCGGCTCGGACGGACTGCGGTCAGCTACGGCGATAGCGGCGGCTTTCGCCAAAGGCCTGAGTGAAGCTGGTCTGCCGTCAGATAGCGCGCAACTCGTACCCGTGCGCGATCGCGCGGCCGTCGGCTTGATGCTGACGGGGCTCGAAGGCGCTATCGATGTCATCGTGCCGCGCGGCGGCAAGAGCCTCGTTGCGCGCGTGCAGGAAGAAGCTCGGGTGCCGGTGTTCGCCCATCTCGAAGGCCTGTGTCATGTCTTTGTGCATGCCGCAGCCGACCTCGGCATGGCGCGTGACATCGTTCTCAACGCCAAGATGCGCCGGACCAGCGTCTGCGGGTCCGCCGAGACGTTGCTCGTCGACAAGGCGTGCGCGACGACTCATCTCGCTCCGCTTATCGCGGCACTTGCGGATGCGGGCTGCGAGATCCGCGGCGATATGATCGCCCAGGCGACTGACCCCCGCGTTAAGCCGGCCGATGAGGAGGACTGGCGGACCGAGTATCTGGACGCCATCATCGCGGTACGCGTGGTCGACGGGCTTGATGGCGCCCTTGCGCATATCGAAACGTTCAGCTCTCACCACACCGACGCGATCGTCACGGCGGACGAGGAGGCCGCGGCACGGTTCCTGCGCGAGGTGGATTCGGCCATCGTGCTGCACAATGCCTCCACACAGTTTGCCGACGGCGGCGAGTTCGGGTTCGGCGCGGAGATCGGGATCGCGACCGGTCGGATGCACGCGCGCGGACCGGTCGGAGTCGAGCAACTGACGTCCTTCAACTATCGCGTGCATGGCAGCGGTCAGACACGGCCTTGA
- a CDS encoding nicotinate-nucleotide adenylyltransferase, producing MSEGQPRREALFPVLPPHGPGLAIGLFGGTFNPPHEGHRLASLVAMKRLGLDRVWWIVTPGNPLKDNARLPPLAERMAAAKAVAEHPRIDITGFESAIGTRFTYDTLAYLRRRCPRTRFVWIMGADNLGTFHRWQNWRAIAALMPIVIVDRPGATIKAARAPAAVALHSMRMSERSAGALPGAAPPAWVFLHGPRSAQSSTALRAQANLPAPAMD from the coding sequence TTGAGCGAGGGACAGCCGCGCCGAGAGGCGCTTTTTCCCGTCCTGCCGCCGCACGGCCCTGGCCTTGCCATTGGGTTGTTCGGCGGCACCTTCAATCCGCCGCATGAGGGACACCGGCTGGCGAGCCTCGTCGCGATGAAGCGCCTGGGCCTCGACCGGGTGTGGTGGATCGTGACACCCGGCAACCCTTTGAAGGACAACGCGCGGCTGCCGCCGCTGGCGGAGCGGATGGCGGCGGCGAAGGCCGTCGCCGAGCACCCGCGAATAGATATCACCGGGTTTGAAAGCGCCATCGGCACGCGCTTCACCTATGATACCCTGGCCTATCTCAGGCGGCGCTGCCCGCGCACGCGCTTCGTCTGGATCATGGGTGCGGACAACCTCGGCACCTTTCACCGCTGGCAGAACTGGCGGGCCATTGCAGCCCTGATGCCGATAGTCATCGTTGATCGGCCGGGAGCAACGATCAAGGCGGCCCGAGCGCCGGCGGCCGTTGCTCTGCATTCCATGCGGATGTCCGAGCGATCCGCGGGCGCCCTTCCGGGCGCGGCGCCTCCCGCGTGGGTTTTCCTGCATGGACCGCGGTCAGCGCAATCCTCCACAGCGCTCCGCGCGCAGGCGAATTTGCCCGCGCCGGCTATGGATTGA